The window AGGGCACGCTGGAGACGCTCGGTATCCCTTATTCCGGGAGCGGCGTGCTGTCCAGCAGCCTGTGCATGGATAAACATCTGTCCAAAACCATCCTCAGAAGCAAGGGGATCCTGACCCCGGATTGGCTGTGCTGGGACAGCATGGATGATTATGCACCGGAAGCGGTGGAACGCCTCGGATATCCGGTCATGGTTAAGCCGAATTCGGGCGGCTCCAGTATCGGCATGTCGAAGGTGAACAATTCACAAGAGCTGCGGGGGGCGGTGGAAAAAGCTTTTGCCGCAGACCGTTCCATTCTGATTGAAGGATTCACCGAAGGGCAGGAAATTACCTGCCCGATTCTAGGCGGAGACCTTCTGCCGGTCATTGGTATCCGCTCGCTGGGTGCGGACTGGTTCGACTATAGCGCCAAATATGCGCAGGGCGGAGCGGATGAACGTGTAATCCAGCTGTCTCTGGGGACTCACGAACGGGTGCGTACGGCGGCATTTGCCTGCTATAAGGCGCTGAAGTGCTCTGTCTATGCTCGGGTGGATATGCTGCTGCAAAATGGCGTTCCCTATGTCCTTGAAGTGAACACCCTGCCGGGGATGACCGAAACCAGCCTGCTACCGCGAAGCGCACTCGCTGCCGGCTACACCTTCAGCAGCCTGCTCGATGCCATCATTGCCGGTTCGCTGCAGGTGCGGGGAGATCAAGCGGGGGAGGTGCAGGCGCCGAAGGAGGAAGAGGCAGGGCAAACAGGGCGGATACAGGCTGCGGGAGAATCAAACGAAGCGTGTGCGGAAGCCGGAGAGCAGGCAGCGCAGGCAGATGAAAAAATGCAGGAGGTGATAAGCCATGCTTAAAGAGTCTTCACTTCAGCGCACGCAAGGGCAAGAGTGGATTGCCCCGCGTGTGCGGGAGATTGCGCCTTCGGGCATCCGCGCTTTTTTTGATCTTACTGCCGGTAACAACGATATTATATCACTTGGTGTGGGAGAACCCGATTTCGCTACACCGGAGCATGTGAGAGCCGCCTGCATCCGGGCGCTTGAGCGCGGAGAAACCATGTATACGCCAAATGCCGGGCTGCCGGAGCTGCGGGAGGAAATTGCCCGTTATCTGCACAACGGGTTCGGGCTGCAGTATGATGCTGCAGACGAAGTGATCGTCACTGTAGGCAGCAGTGAAGCGCTGGATCTGGCACTGCGCGCCTTCACCGCTCCGGGCGATGAAGTTATTATCCCTTCGCCCAGCTATATCGCCTACTCCCCGATTGCCCATCTGAACGGGGGCACACTGGTAGAGGTTGAGACCCCGGCGGAGCTGGGCTTTAAGCTGACGGCCGAAGCGCTGGAGAAGGTCATCACCCCGCGCTCCAAGCTGCTGATGCTGAACTTCCCGAGCAATCCTACGGGCGCGGTGATGTCTTACGAAGACTGGCTGCCTATCGCCGAACTGGTGAAGAAGCATAACCTGCTGGTACTCTCGGATGAAATCTATGCCGAGCTGACCTATGACAGTAGACATGCCAGCATTGCCGCGCTTCCCGGCATGAAGGAGCGGACCATAGTGATCAGCGGCTTCTCGAAGGCCTTCGCGATGACCGGCTGGCGCGTAGGGTATGCCTGCGGCAACCGTGAGCTGCTGGCTGCAATGCTGAAGATCCATCAGTACACCGCGATGTGCGCGCCGGTGCTGGGGCAGATTGCCGCCCTCGAATCCCTGCGCAGCGGACTGCGCGACAAGGACCGGATGAAGGAGTGTTTCCGGCAGCGCAGAACGCTGTTTGTGGAAGGCCTCCGGACCATCGGACTCCACTGCCATGAGCCGCAGGGGGCATTCTATGCCTTCCCGTCGATTGCCCATACCGGAATGCAATCCGAGGAATTTGCCGTGCGGCTGCTGAGGGAAGCAGGCGTTGCCGCCGTTCCCGGGCATGTGTTCGGAAGCGGCGGCGAGGGGCACATCCGCTGCTCCTATGCGGCCTCTACGGCCAAGCTGAACGAGGCACTGGAGCGGATGGAAGGGTTTATGAAGGTTAGAATATAACGGATTCCATCACGGATTCAATAATGGTAAAAATGTAATTGTACGATCCTGTTATATCCCCTATAATCCTAAAGGAAGAAACAGGGATATGCAGTATAATAGCTTGCGGCAGCAGCATGGCAGCGATCGCCCCCTTCTTCGGAGAAGGGGCCTTTTTGCGTATGGAGCAGAAACATATGAACAGAGCCGGCGACAGTACTTGGAGCACCAAAATATGCGATTACACACCAGCACAGGAGGAATAATCAATGATCTCAGCAATTGAAGCAGTAATCGGACGGATTGCCCCGGCCGATCAGGAAGCAATCCGGCGCGCGGAGCAGCGGCTGGATATACTGACTAAGCCGCCGGGCAGTCTCGGCCGGCTTGAGACGCTGGCCGTGCGGCTGGCAGGCATCTCCAAGACGGAGCAGCCGGCTTACGGCAAACGCACGGTGGTGGTTATGGCTGCCGATCACGGCGTATGCCGTGAAGGGGTCAGCGCTTTTCCGCAGGAGGTCACAGTGCAGATGGCCTACAATATCCTCAGCGGCGGTGCAGGGGTGAATGTACTGGCCCGTCAGGCCGGTGCTGAGGTGAAGCTGGTGGATATCGGTGTGGGCGCGGACTTGAGCCATCCCGAGCTGATTGACCATAAAGTACGCTACGGCAGCGGGAATATGGCGCAGGGGCCTGCGATGAGCCGGGAGGAAGCGGAACGGGCTATTCTGGCCGGGATAAGCGTGGCGGAGGAAGCGGTGAAGCGCGGGACGGAGATTTTTATTACCGGCGAGATGGGCATCGGCAATACCACGGCCAGTGCTGCAGTTCTCTGCGCGCTGGAAGGCATTCCTGCAGAAACGGCAGTAGGCCGGGGCACAGGGATCGACGATGAGCGGCTGCGTCATAAAATCGCCGTTGTGGAGCGGGCGCTTCGGCTCAATGCCCCGGATGCTGAGGATGCCATCGATGTATTGTCCAAAGTGGGCGGGCTGGAGATTGCCGGTCTTGCCGGTCTGATTCTCGGTGCGGCAGCGGCCGGAGTTCCCGTCGTTCTGGATGGCTTCATCTCCGGCGCAGCGGCACTCGCTGCCAAGTCCCTTGCTCCGGAGTCCATCCATTATATGATTGCCTCCCATGTTTCCGGCGAGCAGGGCCATAAGCTCATGCTGGAACATCTGGGGCTGGAAGCGCTGCTCGATCTTGGGCTGCGCCTTGGCGAAGGAACAGGGGGAGTTCTCTGCCTGCATCTGATTGAAGCGGTCAGCCGGATTATGCGGGAAATGGCTACCTTCGAAAGCGCGGGGGTCTCCGGAGCGGAGAGCCGATGAGCATTCTCGTAACAGGCGGGGCGCGAAGCGGTAAGAGCAGCTTTGCTGAGCGCCTGACACTGTCGCTGGCGGATGAGGCGTTGTATGTAGCAACCGGGCAGGCGTTCGACAAAGAAATGAAGGCGCGGATAGCCCTGCACCGCCGGCAGCGTGAAGCAAACGGTGGCCAGTGGGAGACGCTAGAGGAGCCGCTTGATCTGCCGGCATTGCTTGAGCGCCTCTCCGGGGGAAAGGCGGTGCTTGTGGACTGTCTGACGCTCTGGCTCTCCAATGTGCTGCTGGACGTAGAGGGTGAGACGGACAGACAGGAACGGGTAGAACGGGAGATTGCCCGGCTTGAGCAGAGCGTAGCCGCTTTCGAAGGGACGCTCGTTCTTGTGACGAATGAGGTCGGTGACGGCATTGTGCCGGAATACGCACTCGGGCGGCTGTACCGGGATTTGGCCGGCAGGATGAATGCGCAGCTGGCCAGGCAATGCCGGCAGGTCTTTCTGGTCACCGCCGGGATTCCTATTGAGCTGAAGAGCAGGGAGTACAAGCTGTGAGCGCAAGGAGGGATGCCGCCGCTGCGTTTCAGTTTCTGTCCCGCTTCCCGGTTAAGGATGGCGGGGACTTCTCGCCGGAGCTGCTGCGGCGCAGCGTGGTCTATTATCCGCTGGTCGGTGCGGCAATCGGGCTTGTCACTGCGCTTGGTGCCGCCGCTGCTGCCTGGCTGCTGCCGGCCTGGCCCGCCGCTGTAATTACCCTCATCCTATGGGTGGGACTTACCGGCGGGCTGCATTTGGACGGCTGGATGGACAGCGCCGATGCGCTGCTCAGCTACCGTTCGCGGGAGCGGATGCTGGAGATTATGAAGGACAGCCGGGTGGGGGCTATGGGCGTGCTGGCCTGCGTGCTGCTCCTGCTGCTGAAGGCTTCCTTGCTGGCAGCCTTTATCGGAGGCAGCCATTATTATGCGCTGCCGATGCTGCTGCTGCCGCCGGTCTGGAGCCGCTGGTACATGGTGCGGGCGATGGCCCGCTACCCTGCTGCCCGCGGCAGCGAAGGCCTGGCAGCGGGCTTCGCCGCGCTGCCGCTGCGGCAGGAGCGGCGCGCGCTGCTGCTCGCCGCCCTGCTGACACTGCCCGCCGCCGCTGCGCCTTTGGCGCTTGGCGCGGGAGGCACGGCCTGGCCGCAGCAGCTGGCGGCGGCTTGCCTGGCGCCGCTTGCCGCCGTGGCCTGCGGCACCTTGGCGGCACGGCGGATCAGCAGCCGGCTCGGCGGGCTCACCGGCGACGTGTACGGCGCGCTGAACGAGCTGCTGGAAGCAGCGGTACTGCTGCTTCTTGTGCTGCTGCAGCACAACCTAATGTAGCTGGCGGCTTAGCCGCAAGCTACACCCCGCAAGCTACACGCCGCAAGCCACACACCGAAAGCAGGAAGAGAGCGTGGATCCATACATGGAACAACAAACTGAACTACAAACCAAGCAGCCAGCGGCTGTGCTGATGATACAGGGAACGGCCTCGGATGTCGGCAAGAGCCTCGTTACTGCTGCCATTGGCCGGATCCTGGTACAGGACGGCTATCGTACTGCCCCATTTAAATCCCAAAACATGGCGCTCAATTCCTATGTCACACTGGACGGCAAAGAAATCGGCCGGGCCCAGGGCATGCAGGCCGAGGCTTTCGGCATTACAGCTACCACCGACATGAATCCGATTCTGCTGAAGCCTTCAGGGGAGATGAGCGCACAGATTGTAGTACACGGCGTGCCGCATGCGGCGCTGAGTGCTCGGGAGTACCGCGAGAAGTTCCTTCCGGAGGCGAAGGAGACGGTGATGTCTGCACTCGGACGGCTGCGTGACAGCTATGATGCCGTGTTGATGGAGGGCGCCGGCAGTCCGGCCGAGATTAACCTGAAGGCGCGGGATATTGTGAATATGAATCTCGCAGGCTGGGCTGACGCTCCGGTATTACTGGTTGCGGATATTGACCGGGGAGGCGTCTTCGCATTTCTGGTTGGAACCCTGGAGCTGCTGGAGCCGCAAGAGCGGGCACGTGTCAAAGGCTTCATCATCAACAAATTCCGCGGTGATCTCTCACTGCTGCAGCCGGGGCTGGACTGGCTGGAGGCGCGCACGGGAATTCCGGTGCTCGGGGTGCTGCCGTTTCTGCCGCAGCTGCGAATTGAGGCGGAGGACTCTGTAGTTCTGGAAGGAACCTCGGGCCGATTGCAGCCCGGCAGCACCAGGGAGCTGGATATCGCGGTCATCCGCTATCCGCGAATCTCGAATTTCACCGATTTTGATCCGCTGGAGGATGAGCCGGATACGGTAGTTCGTTATGTGACCTCAGCTCTAGAGCTCGGCACACCGGATGCCATTATCTTGCCGGGCACGAAGAATACAGCAGCTGATCTTGTGTTCCTGAGACAGCAAGGATTCCCGGAGGCGATAGCGCATGCGCTCCGCCAGGGAACCCTCCAGCTCGCGGGAATCTGCGGCGGCTATCAGATGCTCGGGCAGAAGCTGCTGGATCCGGACGCCGTGGAGAGCCCGGAGCCGGGTGAAAGCAGCGGGCTTGGCTATCTCCCGCTGTCGACAGCTTTTCTGCAGCATAAAACGACCGTGCGGGTGAATGGTGTCCTGGCCGACGGCCATCCGCTGCAATTAAGCGGGATCTCTACGACGGCAGCGGCCCATACTGCTGTAAGCGGATATGAAATCCATATGGGAACAACGACGAATCTTGAGCCTGACGCTGTGCGCAGCCTGTTCCGGCTGGAAAGGGCGGATGGGCAGGAGCAGCTAGAAGGCTGGGGCTCACCTGACGGCAAGATATGGGGGACATACCTGCATGGCCTGTTTCATAATGATGAGCTGCGCCGCAGCTGGCTTGACGGCATGCGGAAGGCTAAGGGGCTGACACCGCTGGCAGCAACCTTCTCTTCGGCAGCGCTGCGTGAACAGGAGTTCGATAGGCTGGCTGCATCCGTACGGGAGAACCTTGATATGGAGGCTGTGTACACAATTATGGGGCTGTCCGTGAAAGAGGAATAAGGATGTTTATGGCGATTCTGCTGTAATGGTGGCCGGACTGGCCGAGATCGGCGGCGGATATCTCGTATGGCTCTGACTGCGGCTCTATGACTGGATCGGAGCAGGCATCTGCGTAATCGGAGTGTCGGTGATCCTCTGGGCACCAAGAAGCTAGTATTAGGAGTCTTGCCAAGAACAGGAAGATTCATGTGAAAAAAGGGACTCTCCGGAAGCCGGCAGCTTCCAGAGAGTCCCTTGGTTTGATTGCAGATGTTATGCTCGCGGCGGGGCTAAATTTTGAACTGCCGCACGGCTTCCTGCAGTCTGACTGCTTGTTCGTGCAGATGCTCTACGGTCAGTGCATGACCTTCAAGCTCCTGGTACTGCCGGGAAGAGTTCTCAGCCAGCGAGTCCGCGTTGGAGCGGGACTTGGCAGTAATCTGTGCGGCTTCCTCCACAGAGGCGCTGACTTCTTCGGTTCCGGCAGAGATTTGCTGAGTGGCTGCCGAGACGGACTGAATGCTGTGGTTGATGCTCTGAATAAGAATGAGCAGATGGTTGAAGGCATTTCCTGCTTCAACTACTTTGCTGACACCGGAAGAGACCTCCGAGTTTACGTGATTCATCTCTTCTACCGAACGGTTCATATCCTCCTGCAGACCCAGCAGGAAATCGCGGATTTGCTCATTGGATTCCTTCGACTGCTCGGACAGCTTGCGTACCTCTCCGGCAACAACGGCAAAACCCCGGCCATGCTCGCCTGCACGCGCTGCTTCAATCGAGGCATTCAGCGACAGCATTTGGATCTGTTTCGTAATCTCCGTAATTCCCTGGACAACCTCGCCAATCATTTGCGACCGCTCGTTCATGATGCGGAATTGCTCCAGTGAATGCACAGATGCGACCTCTACCTGGCGCATTTGCTCTACAGCACTCTGGGCAATCTCATTGCCGCCCGTAGCCTCTGCGGAAGCTTCACTGATCTGCTCGGTAACCTCGCCGGCGGCGGAAGCGATATGCTGGATACCGACATTGATTTCATCCATGGCCCGGGAATTCTCCATAGCACTGCTGGCAATCGTGGCGCTGCCTTTGCTGATCTCACTTACGGACTCGGAGGAACGCTGTGCCATTTCGTTCAGCACATCAACACGTGCTTTCAGATCATTGGCATCCGTGACGACTGTATTGGAGGTATCGAGAACCTGTCCGATCATATCCTTAAGCTTCTGACCCATGCTGCGGAAGCTTTCAGACAGCTGGCTGACCTCATCGTTTCCTTTAATCACCAGTTCCTGAGTAAAATCACCGCTGGCCATTTTGTTGCTGTATGCCGTAAGCTGGGAGAGCGGGCGGGTGATTCTGCGGCTCATGTAATAGGCGGCGGCAAGGCCGATAATCAGCGAAGCAAGTGTAATGGCTACACTGGTCCAGATGATGCTGTTGATTTTGTCCTGAACAAAACCTACATCATAACTCACACCAATAACCATCGTGCTTCCGGGAATGCCAATATAGGCAGTTTTATGTATACCGTGACTATCGCTATATGTATCGCTGAGTCCTGTTTTTCCTTTGGCGGCCTGCTGCATTGCAGAGGTTACGGTAAGGCTTTCTTCGGCCTTCAGCTTAGAGCCTTGGTCGGCAGTCAATACTGAAGCTTTACCTTCGGCCAGATTAATCAGAAAGACTGTTTCTACATCATGCTGCTCTTTTTTATCTTTAAAATAGAATTGAAGATTGGTTGCAGACTGTTCGCTTTTATTCAGGGTCTGCTGTGCATGTGTTGCATTGATATTCTTGAATACATCTTGGGCAGCGCCAGACAGGAGTTTATTAATCTGCGGCATGACGTAGTTGTCGATCGTATTCATGGAAATAAAGTAGAAGCTGACACTTAGCACAAGAGACGTAAGCAATAATACGACAAACAATAAGAGCGTGAACTTGCGGCTGATCGAATTTTTAAAACGTACCATTTCATTCTCTCCTTCTTTTGTTTGGATGCATCGTATATCCCATTGCCCATACTTCACAGCAGGGCAGGCAGCAATATATTCCGTAGGTCCAGGTCATATATCAGGCTATCGTTTTCCGGGAATCTGACTGATAACTATTCTATAGAATTAACCTCCGGTTGAATAGTGAAAAATTGAATTACAAAGCATAATTTTCAGAAAAATATGAATAATTATCGAAGGAAATGCTAGATTTACGAAAATAGGCGGACACCGCACTGGATTTACAGAAATTAAATTTCCATGGCTTGTTAGCTTTATATATGATAGAGTATTTATGTTTTTGTTTCTAACAAACTAAATAACCGCGGTTCGTAACCATCCCGCGTAACCAAAACTAGGAGGCTTCAGAGATATATGTTTAATTTGCTGTGGGGTATTTTGTTTGTGGTTGTCAATTTTGCTTTCTTTCTGCTCTGCTACCGCCTGTTCGGTAAAAAAGGCTTATATGCCTGGGTCGGAGTTGCGACGGTTATTGCCAATATTCAAGTGGCTAAGACAATTGAAATGCCGCTGGGAATTGTAATGACGCTCGGCAACACCATGTATGTCACGCTGTATATGACCAGCGATTTGCTTAATGAGAAATACGGGCGTTCAGAAGCTCGCAATGCGGTCTGGTTCGGTTTCTTCACACTGCTGATGACGACAGTGATTATGCAGATGGTTCTGAAGTTCGAGCCGCAGGAGACGGATATAGCCCAATCTTCCCTGGAGACTATTTTCGGCATGATGCCGCGTCTGGCATTGGGCAGTCTTACAGCCTACTTTATCAGTCAGTTTCTGGACGTGCGCCTCTACTCCTGGATACGTAAATATTTCAGCAGTTCACGCCAGCTCTGGATTCGTTCGAACGGCAGCACTATGATCAGCTCCTTTGTAGATACGCTGATTTTCTGCTTGATTGCTTTTGCCGGATTTTACGACCTAAGGGTATGGACCGAAATTTTGCTGACGACCTACTTATCGAAATTCCTGCTGACCGCTGCAGGTACGCCGATCCTTTATATTGCCCGTTCCTTCCGCTTTGCTGAAGAGACTGAGGCCCGCAGGGACACGGAAGCACGGATTGATTTATAGAACGGGTTTAGCGCCCAGATAGAAAAGCAGCAAGCCTCCGAAAGCGGGGCTTGCTGCTTTTTGATAACCCTAACAGCATTAACCGGCTGGCTACAAATGAAGAACAGTCAGTTCCTTTGGATAGCTGGTCAATGTGACCGGACCGTCAGCCGTAATTAACACATCATCTTCAATGCGCACGCCGCCCAGGCCTGGTACATAGATGCCGGGCTCGACAGTGAACACGTTCCCGTTCTCGATAATATCTTCATTTAAGCCGTGCAGTGAAGGATATTCATGGGTATCCATGCCAAGGCCGTGGCCGACCCGGTGCATGAAGTATTCACCGTAACCGGCAGCGTCAATGACATCACGTGCTGCCTTGTCGACCGAACCGAAGGTGGCTCCAGCTCTCGAGGCTGCGATGCCCGCCATATTGGCAGCGAGAACGGTGTTGTAAATTTCCACCAGCTTGGCATCAATTTCACCCACAGCAAAGGTCCGGGTAATATCGGAGGCATAGCCTGCGGCATACACGCCCATATCGAACATCAGCAAATCACCTTGCCGGATAACCCGGTCTCCGGGCACGCCGTGCGGCAAAGCCGTTTTCGGTCCGGAGAGCACCATCGTATCGAAGGAGGGGCCGGAAGCGCCAACCTTTTTCATCAGATATTCAAGCTCTGCAACCAGCTCGATTTCGGTGACCCCGCTCTTAATGTGGCTCAGGCCGCGGCGGAGGACTTCCTCCACGAGCTCAGCGGCATGCTTCATCCGCTCGACTTCCTCCGGCGTTTTCTTGGCCCGCATAGCCCGCAGCAGGTGTCCGATGTCGCTGAATTGTCCGGCCGGAACCGCCGCAGACAGCAGCTCGTAACGGCTCACGGAGAAGTGTTCCTTCTCGATGCCGAGTGTTCCCGGGGCAGTGCCGCCAAAACGCGACTTCAGCAGCTCATAAGGATTATCCGTATCACTGTGCGTTAGGATCGTGGTGACGGAGGAGGCTGCATGGGCAGCTTCGGCATCGAGCGCCGGCACAATCAGTACAGGCTCCTCTCCGCGGATCAGTAGCAGGCCCAGAAACCGCTCATGCGGGTTGCTGGAAAAACCGGTCAAATAGTATACATGCTTGGGATCAGTTACGAGCAGGGCATCCAGCCCGTTACCCGCCATTCCTTGCTCCAGGCTTTTCAGAGCCTCGTTCATTTCAGGTGTTCCCCTTTCGTCTACACGTTAAAAAAACAACGTTATCATTATAGATCATAACCCGGCGGGGTGCACCTGCCAGTGTAGTTGCCAGTGTCCGGACCAACGCTAAGCGTAAAAAAACTGCCCCGCCGCAGGAATCCCGGACGGGGCAGTAAGTGCAGACTCCTCTATGGGCGTAGTTGCCTACAGCGCCTCGGTCAACGACCCGATAAGCGCCTGCGGGCTGCCTTCATACAGCCCGCCGTGATAGCAAAGGACAGACCGGATGGGCAGGTCTTTCAGCTTCAGCAGGCTGCGGAGGGCCAGCGGCATGTCCGGTGTAGCGGCATCCCAGGGGCCTGCCAGCTTGCCGTCCACCACGCGCAGCTCATCGGCGGCGAGCAGCAGCTCCTGCTCCGGCAGGTAGAGGCAGATATGGCCCGGGGTATGGCCAGGGGTATGAATAATCTCAAGCCCTCCGCCCCAAGGCAAGTGCTCACCGTCATGCAGCTCCGTGATGTCTTTCAGCTGCTTCAGCTGCTCCAGGAATTGCTGGAACTCCTCTTGACGCGCCTCCGGCAGCTGGGCGACCCGTTCCGGGGTCATTTTGAGCATCGGCTGGCTCCCGTTAATGACAGGCAGATCACCGGGATGGGCGAACAACCCGACGTCCGGAAGGTCACGGGCCAGAGCAGGAAGATTACCGATGTGATCCGTGTCCTGATGGGTAAGGATAATCCGTTTGATGTCCGAAGGGGCTTCTCCTGCATCCTTGACCGCTTGAATCAGCGCATCGTACTGGTCGAACATGCCAGTGTCAATCAGAGTCAGACCATCCTCGTCCTTTAGCAGTACCGGATGAACCTCCGATGGGCCAAGAGGTATCGTAAGCGCAATAACATTGTGTCCTATATTCATCCTGAACTCCGGGAAAAGGATTCCCGGAAATCACCTCCTGAAACTTTTGTGGGCGATCCTTTTCTTCAACCCCTGATATGATGTAACATAATCTTAATACATCTGTTTATTAAAGGCCAGGCCAGGGCTGAAGCTGGCAGGTTCTGCGCACGGGAGGGGAATTCGGCCATGCAGGGAAAAACGGTACTCGTAACCGGCGGCAATTCCGGGATGGGACTGGCAACAACAATCGAGATGGCCCGCCGGGGGGCAAAGGTAATTATGGCCTGCCGCAGCCAGAGGCGCGGTGAGGAAGCACTGGTGGAAGCCCGGCGGCAGAGCGGTTCGGACGACATTACGCTGATGCTGTGCGATCTGGCTTCGTTCCAGAGTATCCGCAGCTTTGCCGAGCACTTTTTAACAGAATATCCGGTACTTGATGTGCTGATTAATAATGCCGGAGTCGTGACTGTCAAACGTGAGCTTACGGCAGATGGCTTCGAAATGGATCTCGGTGTCAATCATCTGGGGCATTTTCTGCTGACGAATCTGCTGCTGGATCCGCTGAAAGCAGCCGAGCAGGGCCGGATCGTTGTTGTAGCTTCAGGTGCCTATAAGATTGGCAGGCTGCATCTGGACAATCATACGTTATCACGCGGCTTCAATCCGGCTAAAGCCTATGCCCGTTCCAAGCTGGCTAATATTCTGTTTACCAGAGAACTGGCTGCCCGCCTGCAGGGAACTGCGGTTACGGCCAATGCGGTGCATCCGGGAGCGGTGGGGACAAGCATCGGAGTGAATCGCGAAACAGGGTTCGGCCGCTCCGTGCTGAAGCTGCTCTCGTATTTTTTCCTGACTCCTGAGCAGGGGGCAGACACAGCCATTTATCTGGCGACCGCACCGGAGCTGAGCAGAGTAACCGGACAGTATTACTACCGCCGCCAAATCCAGCAGCTGTCGCCAAGGGCGACCAATGAGCAGGAAGCAGCACATCTCTGGCAATGGAGCCTGGAGCAGACCGGATTGAGCCGGGAGCATAGCTAACCATAGGCAGACTGTACCCTATCAGG of the Paenibacillus pedocola genome contains:
- a CDS encoding M24 family metallopeptidase yields the protein MNEALKSLEQGMAGNGLDALLVTDPKHVYYLTGFSSNPHERFLGLLLIRGEEPVLIVPALDAEAAHAASSVTTILTHSDTDNPYELLKSRFGGTAPGTLGIEKEHFSVSRYELLSAAVPAGQFSDIGHLLRAMRAKKTPEEVERMKHAAELVEEVLRRGLSHIKSGVTEIELVAELEYLMKKVGASGPSFDTMVLSGPKTALPHGVPGDRVIRQGDLLMFDMGVYAAGYASDITRTFAVGEIDAKLVEIYNTVLAANMAGIAASRAGATFGSVDKAARDVIDAAGYGEYFMHRVGHGLGMDTHEYPSLHGLNEDIIENGNVFTVEPGIYVPGLGGVRIEDDVLITADGPVTLTSYPKELTVLHL
- a CDS encoding MBL fold metallo-hydrolase, translated to MNIGHNVIALTIPLGPSEVHPVLLKDEDGLTLIDTGMFDQYDALIQAVKDAGEAPSDIKRIILTHQDTDHIGNLPALARDLPDVGLFAHPGDLPVINGSQPMLKMTPERVAQLPEARQEEFQQFLEQLKQLKDITELHDGEHLPWGGGLEIIHTPGHTPGHICLYLPEQELLLAADELRVVDGKLAGPWDAATPDMPLALRSLLKLKDLPIRSVLCYHGGLYEGSPQALIGSLTEAL
- a CDS encoding SDR family oxidoreductase, with translation MQGKTVLVTGGNSGMGLATTIEMARRGAKVIMACRSQRRGEEALVEARRQSGSDDITLMLCDLASFQSIRSFAEHFLTEYPVLDVLINNAGVVTVKRELTADGFEMDLGVNHLGHFLLTNLLLDPLKAAEQGRIVVVASGAYKIGRLHLDNHTLSRGFNPAKAYARSKLANILFTRELAARLQGTAVTANAVHPGAVGTSIGVNRETGFGRSVLKLLSYFFLTPEQGADTAIYLATAPELSRVTGQYYYRRQIQQLSPRATNEQEAAHLWQWSLEQTGLSREHS